A region of Fusarium keratoplasticum isolate Fu6.1 chromosome 6, whole genome shotgun sequence DNA encodes the following proteins:
- a CDS encoding GATA-type domain-containing protein translates to MYRRVPASQPSLAACQPGQSHHDLPLLPVDPVSPQPGGPSPTRASHGPKRGPTLEWARSSAPTRRYDETERNWKYYRDSLAQIQDLSRSAINFAETYRKVAWEEPRVRHVSHRLPTEQEVSGMLGNVDNIVHWLEYMKVLALALNQSNRSSWVTKGGGLCSEKYNTPTTDAGDVKHKHGAAYIKRSRRRAAAWGRCHRCGRTDTPEWRRGPDGARTLCNACGLVHAKLERKLRRLKE, encoded by the exons ATGTATAGGCGCGTTCCAGCGTCACAGCCCTCTCTGGCGGCCTGTCAGCCGGGTCAATCACATCACGATCTGCCATTACTACCGGTCGACCCTGtatctcctcagcctggtgGCCCATCACCTACCCGTGCATCGCATGGTCCAAAGCGAGGGCCAACTCTCGAATGGGCACGTTCCTCGGCTCCAACTAGGCGGTATGACGAAACAGAAAGGAACTGGAAGTACTATAGGGACTCGCTGGCTCAG ATTCAAGACTTATCCCGCTCGGCGATCAATTTCGCAGAGACCTACCGCAAAGTCGCCTGGGAAGAGCCCCGAGTGCGCCACGTCTCTCACAGATTACCGACGGAACAAGAGGTCAGCGGCATGCTTGGGAATGTCGACAATATCGTGCATTGGCTTGAGTACATGAAGGTTCTGGCGCTGGCGTTGAACCAGAGCAACAGATCTAGTTGGGTGACTAAAGGAGGAGGCCTATGCAGCGAAAAGTATAACACACCAACAACGGACGCAGGCGATGTGAAACACAAGCACGGGGCCGCTTATATTaagaggtcgaggagg CGAGCTGCAGCCTGGGGCAGATGCCACCGCTGTGGTAGGACCGACACACCTGAGTGGAGGCGTGGCCCGGACGGTGCCAGGACGCTCTGCAATGCCTGCGGCTTGGTTCACGCCAAGTTAGAGAGGAAACTGCGGCGGCTTAAAGAGTGA
- a CDS encoding Serine/threonine-protein phosphatase 2A 56 kDa regulatory subunit → MQKIDQCNIIFDFNDASSHVESKEIKRLVLHELLDSITSNTQFMRPYMYSKVFDMLARNLFRPLRPPMSNTPSGVFDLELDAPVFEVAWPHIQIIYELFLCFVRSDDFEADVAKDFVQQGFILQLLELLDSEDPRERDYVKNILHSIYVKFSTLRSFIRRSINHIFLQFTYETQRFNGIAELLEIMGSIIAGFSIPLKEEHKTLLTCVLLPLHKPTILGRYHPQLSFCIVGFLQKDATLAESVILRLLRFWPKVSSTKEILLLNEVEDIFKVLDSAEFFKVQVPLFRQLAKSMTSPHYQVVERTLCLWNSAHFCELVTDSAEVILPIMFGPLFETCEFYWNRYSRLNSRCWQTCCLHDQRDLQ, encoded by the exons ATGCAGAAGATCGACCAGTGCAATATTATCTTCGACTTCAACGACGCGAGCAGCCATGTGGAAtccaaggagatcaagagaCTTGTACTTCacgagctccttgacagcATTACTTCTAACACGCAATTCATGAGGCCATACATGTACTCGAAAGTATTCGACATGTTGGCGAGAAATCTTTTTCGACCCTTACGACCACCCATGTCGAATACCCCGTCTGGGGTCTTCGACCTCGAGCTGGACGCACCAGTTTTCGAGGTTGCCTGGCCCCACATCCAGATCATCTACGAGCTCTTCTTGTGCTTCGTAAGGAGCGACGATTTCGAGGCAGATGTTGCCAAGGATTTTGTCCAACAGGGCTTCATTCTCCAGCTTCTAGAGCTCCTCGACTCTGAAGATCCCCGCGAGCGAGACTATGTGAAGAACATCCTTCACTCCATTTATGTCAAATTTTCTACTCTACGATCTTTTATTCGGCGGTCTATTAACCACATTTTCCTCCAATTTACATACGAGACACAAAGGTTCAACGGCATAGCTGAACTACTGGAAATCATGGGCTCTATTATTGCCGGCTTCTCCATACCCCTGAAAGAGGAGCATAAGACACTCCTGACTTGTGTCTTACTCCCCCTCCACAAACCTACGATCCTTGGCAGGTACCATCCCCAGCTGTCCTTCTGCATCGTTGGATTTCTGCAAAAGGATGCAACACTTGCTGAGTCT GTAATCCTCAGACTGCTACGTTTCTGGCCCAAAGTCAGCAGCACAAAGGAGATCCTCCTCTTGAATGAAGTCGAAGACATCTTCAAAGTCCTGGATTCTGCCGAATTCTTCAAAGTCCAAGTACCTCTCTTCCGCCAACTTGCCAAATCCATGACTAGTCCACACTACCAAGTTGTCGAGCGTACATTGTGCTTATGGAACAGCGCACATTTCTGCGAGCTCGTCACCGATAGTGCGGAGGTTATCCTTCCAATCATGTTTGGGCCTCTTTTTGAAACCTGCGAGTTTTATTGGAACAGGTATAGTAGACTCAACTCGAGGTGTTGGCAGACTTGTTGCTTACATGACCAGAGGGATTTGCAGTAG
- a CDS encoding hypothetical protein (Related to suppressor protein of mitochondrial histone mutant) yields MSTAVTVSPTLGNAQATRKQSSWSNLLVGAAMNLFQVTSLGQPMEVLKTHVAANRGDNLRTAISKTWSRGGAPAFYQGLIPWAWIECSTKGSILFFTSNEVEAYSKTLLGASPAIAGTLGGIAGGAAQAYLTMGMTTCMKTVEVTRPKNLQPGVRVPGTIEIFIGILRKEGIRGVNRGVNAVALRQISGWASRIGIARFAEAQIRAMHSKPAEAKLSVWEKIGASTVGGALSCWNQPFESLASGKDVSSKPTMASAARRILANSGPLGFFRGIVPRIGVAAWATICMVGFGDMAKEYVRGPTA; encoded by the exons ATGTCGACCGCAGTCACAGTATCACCAACACTTGGAAATGCCCAAGCGACACGCAAACAGAGCTCATGGAGCAATCTACTAGTCGGGGCGGCTATGAACCTCTTCCAAG TAACTTCCCTGGGTCAACCAATGGAGGTCCTGAAAACACAT GTTGCAGCTAATAGAGGCGATAATCTGCGCACTGCGATCAGCAAAACATGGTCTCGTGGGGGTGCTCCAGCCTTCTATCAAGGGCTCATTCCCTGG GCATGGATTGAGTGCTCAACGAAAGGGTCAATCCTATTCTTCACCTCGAATGAAGTAGAGGCCTATTCAAAAACACTACTCGGTGCGAGTCCGGCCATTGCGGGGACATTGGGCGGCATTGCCGGTGGTGCTGCTCAGGCATACTTGACCATGG GCATGACAACTTGCATGAAGACTGTCGAAGTGACACGGCCAAAAAACCTTCAGCCGGGGGTCCGGGTCCCGGGAACTATCGAGATCTTTATTGGCATCTTGCGCAAAGAAGGCATTCGCGGCGTCAATCGCGGCGTCAACGCGGTTGCTCTGCGGCAAATCAGTGGATGGGCATCTCGCATTGGAATTGCAAGGTTTGCCGAGGCTCAGATCCGCGCTATGCACTCAAAGCCAGCAGAAGCGAAGCTCAGCGTGTGGGAGAAGATTGGCGCGTCAACGGTCGGAGGAGCGCTGAGCTGCTGGAACCAGCCTTTTGAA TCACTGGCGTCGGGCAAAGATGTGTCGTCGAAGCCAACCATGGCGTCTGCAGCGAGGCGCATCCTGGCCAACTCAGGCCCCTTGGGTTTCTTCCGAGGCATTGTTCCTCGCATTGGGGTAGCAGCATGGGCTACTATCTGTATGGTAGGGTTTGGTGACATGGCCAAGGAGTATGTCCGAGGTCCGACTGCTTGA
- a CDS encoding Aconitate hydratase, mitochondrial — protein MLRASRTRAGSAVRSFATVNRARGQAPLSRFEPDHSVDYVGFLDKLPRLREILDRPLTYAEKVLLAHLDEGHEGKVIRGSTQLKLRPRRIACQDATAQMAIIQFMTAGLDKTAVPTTVHCDHLIVGRDGSQKDLAGALASHGEVYEFMSSACQRYNMGFWKPNAGIIHQIVLENYAYPGGMLIGTDSHTPNAGGMGMIAVGVGGADAVDVMSGLPLEITAPNVVGVKLMGQLSGWASPKDVINKVAGILGVKGGTGNIIEYFGPGAATISASGMASITNMGAETGATTSLFPYSDAMSAYLRATRRPELAEAVQVAKHELRADEGAEYDRIIEIDLSTLEPRINGPFTPDLSTPISKFGQAARENQWPEKLTAGLIGSCTNSSFEDLSRAASLAQQALDAGLKPKMPLLLSPGSEQTNQTLKREGVIDVFERLGSKVLSNACGPCCGSWDRTEMKKGTPNSILASYNRNFTGRLDGNPATHAFLSSPEMVMAKVFSDDLGFDPVRDSLVTESGDEFRFQPPRGDALPADAYENADHVYEAPSTDAQFRQTVTVQISPDSQRLQRLAPFRPWSGKDFHECPILIKTAGKCTTDHITTAGPWMRFRGHLENISNNTLIGAVNADNNQVNKVVNQITGEQGGVPDTARDYQQRGLPWVVVADHNYGEGSSREHAALQPRYLGGVAIIARSFARIHEANLKKQGMLALTFADDTAYDRIKASDRVSIVGLADLEPGQTVRLKITSKDGKSWDTEANHTFTREQVEYFRAGSALNVMASRLSDRSSPTASS, from the exons ATGTTGAGGGCTAGTCGAACACGTGCAGGCTCCGCCGTCCGATCTTTCGCCACGGTGAACCGGGCCAGAGGGCAAGCACCGCTGAGTCGATTCGAGCCTGACCACAGCGTTGACTACGTTGGGTTTTTGGACAAACTTCCCCGCCTACGCGAAAT TCTTGACCGGCCTCTCACGTATGCTGAGAAGGTTCTCCTTGCACACCTTGATGAGGGCCATGAGGGCAAAGTAATCCGGGGCTCAACCCAGCTGAAACTGAGGCCCCGGCGAATTGCTTGCCAAGACGCCACAGCGCAAATGGCAATCATTCAATTCATGACTGCCGGCCTAGACAAGACAGCAGTACCCACCACAGTGCACTGCGACCATCTGATCGTAGGCCGAGATGGCAGCCAGAAGGACCTTGCTGGTGCACTTGCTAGTCATGGTGAGGTCTACGAGTTCATGTCAAGTGCCTGCCAGCGCTACAATATGGGATTCTGGAAGCCAAATGCGGGCATTATCCATCAGATTGTGCTGGAGAACTATGCATACCCTGGTGGCATGTTAATTGGCACTGACTCTCATACGCCAAATGCCGGAggcatgggcatgattgcgGTCGGTGTCGGCGGTGCAGACGCAGTCGATGTTATGTCTGGGCTTCCCCTGGAGATCACAGCCCCCAACGTGGTCGGCGTGAAACTGATGGGACAGTTGAGTGGTTGGGCTAGTCCAAAAG ATGTTATAAACAAAGTAGCAGGGATTCTGGGGGTTAAAGGTGGTACTGGCAACATCATCGAGTACTTTGGCCCAGGTGCGGCTACGATATCAGCCTCAGGGATGGCTTCCATCACGAATATGGGCGCCGAGACCGGAGCAACAACGTCACTATTCCCCTATTCCGACGCTATGTCTGCCTATTTGCGGGCGACTCGCCGGCCAGAGCTGGCTGAAGCTGTGCAGGTAGCTAAGCACGAGCTGCGAGCAGACGAAGGCGCAGAGTACGACCGCATCATCGAGATTGACTTGTCCACGCTGGAGCCTCGCATCAATGGACCCTTTACACCAGATTTATCGACGCCAATCTCCAAGTTTGGCCAAGCTGCGCGGGAGAATCAGTGGCCAGAGAAGCTCACAGCAGGACTTATCGGGTCTTGCACAAATTCCTCATTCGAGGACCTGTCTCGTGCCGCTAGCTTGGCCCAGCAAGCTCTCGACGCGGGATTGAAGCCCAAAATGCCGTTGCTCCTTTCCCCCGGAAGTGAGCAAACTAATCAGACGCTGAAACGCGAAGGCGTCATCGATGTCTTTGAGCGCCTGGGAAGCAAGGTCTTATCTAACGCTTGTGGCCCATGCTGCGGGTCTTGGGATAGAACCGAGATGAAAAAG GGCACTCCAAATTCCATCCTAGCATCATACAACAGAAACTTTACGGGACGTCTGGACGGAAACCCTGCTACCCATGCATTCCTTTCTTCCCCCGAGatggtcatggccaaggtctTCTCTGACGACCTCGGCTTCGATCCGGTCAGGGATAGCCTCGTAACGGAATCAGGTGACGAATTCCGTTTTCAACCTCCTAGGGGCGACGCACTACCGGCAGATGCGTATGAGAATGCGGACCACGTCTACGAGGCGCCTTCGACCGATGCCCAATTCCGACAGACCGTGACTGTCCAGATATCACCAGACTCTCAGCGCCTGCAGAGGCTAGCGCCGTTCCGCCCCTGGTCTGGAAAAGACTTCCATGAGTGTCCCATCCTGATCAAGACGGCGGGCAAATGCACAACGGATCACATCACCACGGCTGGCCCGTGGATGCGTTTCCGTGGCCACCTCGAgaacatctccaacaacactCTTATTGGAGCCGTCAACGCAGATAACAATCAGGTCAACAAGGTTGTCAACCAAATTACGGGAGAGCAGGGGGGTGTTCCTGACACAGCGCGAGACTATCAGCAGCGAGGACTTCCCTGGGTTGTAGTGGCTGATCACAATTACGGCGAGGGCTCCTCGCGTGAGCACGCGGCTCTACAACCGCGATACCTCGGTGgtgtcgccatcatcgccaggTCATTTGCCCGCATCCACGAggccaacctcaagaagcagggcaTGCTGGCGCTGACTTTTGCCGATGACACTGCATACGACAGAATCAAGGCTTCTGATCGTGTCAGCATTGTTGGATTGGCAGACTTGGAACCTGGGCAGACCGTGAGGTTGAAAATAACCTCAAAGGATGGCAAGAGCTGGGATACGGAGGCGAACCATACGTTTACTCGCGAACAAGTCGAGTATTTCAGGGCCGGAAGTGCGCTAAACGTCATGGCTAGTCGGTTGTCGGACAGATCCTCCCCGACGGCCTCTTCGTAG
- a CDS encoding hypothetical protein (Related to DUF453 domain protein) translates to MVWNDLTPVFFIPGIMARLAYFHVLSGSSATWLHPSILPVPSRAISTVSRQNRLAAAYYRGGSSRAVFFNSQDLPSESSRDDMFRGVIGSPDPYGRQLDGMGGGISSLSKVCIVGPSTHADADVDYTFVSIGIKNDKVDYSSNCGNMSAAVGPYAVDSGLIPVPSESQDRFTVRIHNTNTGKLINASFPIADGEAVASGDFTIDGVTGAAAPVQLDFVRPAGSRTGKLLPTGNVLDILDGYHATCIDVGNPCVFVYASELGVDGELSSDDIEANTALKEKLESIRRQAAVTMGLAENVDSVPGSVPKISIASPRKGPAGDEINIRAMSVGQAHKAVPVTVALATAAAAKIPGSTIANCLKGSQSGQGLDICHSSGRLRVDASFDDAGELVKATVFRTARRLMDGTVYWK, encoded by the exons ATGGTCTGGAATGATCTAAC CCCCGTCTTCTTTATCCCAGGCATCATGGCTCGTCTTGCCTATTTTCATGTCTTGTCCGGATCCTCAGCAACATGGCTGCACCCAAGCATCCTGCCGGTCCCTTCCCGCGCCATCAGCACCGTTTCCCGCCAAAATCGCCTAGCTGCAGCCTACTACAGGGGAGGCTCCTCAAGGGCTGTTTTCTTCAACAGTCAGGACCTCCCCTCGGAAAGTTCCCGCGATGACATGTTCCGTGGCGTCATCGGCAGCCCCGACCCGTATGGACGGCAGCTTGACGGTATGGGCGGAGGCATCTCCAGTCTTTCCAAAGTTTGCATCGTCGGACCCTCTACGCATGCCGATGCCGACGTGGACTACACTTTTGTGTCCATAGGAATCAAGAATGACAAGGTCGATTACTCGAGCAACTGTGGCAACATGTCGGCCGCCGTGGGACCTTATGCAGTAGACTCTGGTCTTATCCCTGTGCCCAGCGAGTCGCAAGACCGGTTCACTGTCCGCATCCACAATACAAACACTGGCAAGCTCATCAATGCCTCATTCCCAATCGCGGACGGCGAGGCTGTGGCTTCGGGCGATTTCACCATCGATGGGGTCACGGGCGCTGCAGCCCCTGTTCAGCTCGATTTTGTCAGGCCAGCTGGATCACGGACAGGAAAGTTACTTCCTACTGGCAACGTCTTGGATATATTGGATGGCTATCATGCAACGTGCATCGATGTTGGCAATCCTTGTGTCTTTGTATATGCGTCCGAGCTGGGCGTCGATGGTGAACTATCTTCAGATGATATCGAAGCAAACACGGCACTGAAAGAAAAGCTCGAGTCCATCCGTCGCCAGGCTGCCGTCACCATGGGTCTCGCGGAGAATGTCGACAGCGTCCCCGGGAGTGTCCCTAAGATATCCATCGCCTCGCCGAGGAAGGGCCCGGCAGGCGACGAGATCAATATCCGCGCCATGTCAGTTGGCCAGGCACACAAGGCCGTTCCAGTGACTGTAGCTCTAGCcacagcggcggcggccaagaTACCGGGCAGCACAATTGCTAATTGCCTGAAGGGTAGCCAAAGTGGACAGGGCCTGGATATTTGTCATTCAAGCGGCCGGCTGCGAGTTGACGCTTCTTTTGACGATGCAGGAGAGCTGGTCAAGGCTACAGTGTTCCGTACAGCCAGGCGCTTGATGGATGGGACCGTTTACTGGAAATAG
- a CDS encoding putative transporter encodes MKETSFTKYKNAIKALPREVFNRQLFLTAFTFALCGCPKGWDEGSAASITQLQSFKRQYDLDSELDSETIENLVSFVNIGAGGGAFLSFFLNDKLGRKQSMRLYQTIYIIGALVSCFSYGSVGALYFGRIFAGLGIGACTVVGPMTLAEIAPKTIRGFMTLWFNMAMLLGQGLGIFVVYGCSVHISGALDLQYQVPWFVQTFAPFIGIVCSFFIVESPRWLAIRCREGEALAALCTLRGLPADHPTILEEHSHIVHTVEDEGRHIGSNGFLAVVKETFLVRSNFRRVQLTVIAYILAQFSGANSVTNYLPTIFGLIGVTGRNTKIYSSGLYAVAKLVCTIAASLFFVDMMGRRKSLLIGVTVQMFCHSYLTGYLNVFRSEGNSIPKSASDAAIAAIYVHAFGWAVGLYTLPYLFGAELWPNRIRSFGGALSQCFHWLFYFAITKATPSLLRSMDVWGAFMFFVGWCIIALVYTFFFVPETSGLSLDDMDIIFSRPIYKMRHPLSASGNDIEKSVGEKDHISADSGHVENAKR; translated from the exons ATGAAGGAAACAAGCTTTACCAAATACAAAAACGCCATCAAGGCACTTCCTCGAGAAGTTTTCAACCGGCAACTATTCTTGACCGCCTTCACGTTTGCCTTGTGCGGGTGTCCAAAGG GTTGGGATGAAGGCTCCGCGGCATCCATTACTCAGCTTCAGTCTTTCAAGAGGCAATATGACCTCGACAGCGAACTCGACAGCGAGACGATTGAAAACCTGGTATCCTTTGTCAACATCGGCGCTGGTGGCGGAGCGTTCCTatccttcttcctcaacgaCAAGCTCGGTCGGAAGCAGTCAATGAGGCTCTATCAGACCATCTACATCATCGGGGCCCTGgtctcctgcttctcctACGGCAGTGTTGGTGCGCTCTATTTCGGTAGAATCTTTGCGGGACTTGGAATCGGCGCCTGCACTGTTGTCGGCCCCATGACGCTGGCAGAGATTGCACCGAAGACCATCCGCGGCTTCATGACTCTTTGGTTCAACATGGCCATGCTGCTTGGCCAAGGACTGGGCATCTTTGTGGTGTACGGCTGCAGCGTGCACATCTCGGGAGCATTGGACCTCCAGTACCAAGTCCCCTGGTTCGTCCAGACCTTTGCCCCGTTCATCGGCATCGTctgctccttcttcatcgtcgagtCACCACGGTGGCTTGCAATTCGATGTCGCGAAGGGGAGGCTCTCGCCGCATTGTGCACTCTACGAGGCCTACCTGCCGATCACCCGACAATCTTGGAGGAGCACAGCCACATTGTCCATACCGTGGAGGATGAAGGCAGACATATCGGATCCAACGGGTTCCTTGCCGTCGTGAAAGAAACGTTCCTTGTGCGCTCCAACTTCCGCCGTGTTCAGCTCACTGTTATCGCCTATATCCTAGCCCAATTCTCTGGCGCAAACTCTGTTACCAACTACCTTCCCACAATCTTTGGGTTGATTGGAGTAACAGGCCGGAATACCAAGATCTATTCTTCAGGGCTCTACGCCGTCGCGAAGCTGGTTTGCACCATAGCTGCCTCGCTCTTCTTTGTCGACATGATGGGACGCAGAAAGTCACTTCTGATTGGTGTCACTGTCCAGATGTTCTGCCACTCCTACCTCACAGGCTACCTCAACGTGTTCCGTTCCGAGGGAAACTCCATACCCAAAAGCGCATCTGATGCAGCTATCGCTGCTATCTACGTCCACGCTTTTGGTTGGGCTGTCGGATTGTACACCTTGCCTTACCTCTTCGGAGCCGAACTGTGGCCGAACCGCATTCGATCGTTCGGTGGTGCACTATCTCAATGTTTCCACTGGCTCTTCTACTTTGCCATCACAAAAGCGACACCCAGCCTCTTGAGAAGCATGGACGTCTGGGGAGCGTTCATGTTCTTCGTTGGTTGGTGCATCATAGCTCTAGTGTATACCTTCTTCTTCGTGCCCGAGACAAGTGGACTTAGCCTTGACGACATGGATATTATCTTCTCGCGTCCCATCTATAAGATGCGTCACCCTCTTTCCGCTTCGGGCAATGATATCGAAAA GAGTGTTGGTGAAAAGGATCATATTTCAGCCGACTCTGGTCATGTGGAGAATGCTAAGAGGTGA